The following coding sequences are from one Macaca nemestrina isolate mMacNem1 chromosome 1, mMacNem.hap1, whole genome shotgun sequence window:
- the LOC112429006 gene encoding sperm head and tail associated protein-like gives MTSPPFLIDFPARSPSPLGKYHSDLPCTPGSPPPCRKGFSPFLNLELPLATGKGYSDDPARTAGPNPGKRCNESSHPLESPCFSRDPFSCLPGSPGISSMTGTPPYPPQPMPSRPPPSLPPAQPSLQSGRCSFESSSPLPERTYCREPCHSGSPLSSPYFEQFSIPGSSPLCQRTPYCSWMSPSRMRRACVQGAYFDQRTNLCYSSRCPSAFGTSPATSFPLAHQSPGTSPVTSPQLTHVPLETGPMISPPPTHRTPGTCLTISPPLALRPVETSPMDSSTPSHRVLETGLMISLPSHWSSGRSYNDPLLSPAPSPPTGSFYCGSLRPLDSCEPKPQLDLPLEKNCCGSPLSSQAGRPGFPRSPQDGSYHYSHLSSEAYMPTPGSPCYAIRLHPRSTDSAWSPQSQAPRKACFESLLSWEPSGNSYFILTPGTTNGPPCSQEPSRPHGPHSVLSFPSPLGNQFISPPQSLPRRSYNEPPLPTPVSPQPESPKSPELRQSHTPHKCLSLVNTPQHTPSSQPKPTKARTSPPTPSCLSGPSCMEPYITTPSNSSPKELPPGTALPTVVRRTLKTVIPTSLPLSLPCDPVSPNSYAQSSPHGPSIGPPCNTHIYSVVPSTPHPCPLSGSLNHSKGPPPIVPRCDTYSTPRGPPQPRRQPVMPPCSTHIYSFIPLRTPFDPRSLPIVPRVRAYPDTVPCGLHIYPVASQGPCKEPLQIPYSCPLPSSKDSSCNTNPSCSSTIIRECQSRDSESRSSHQSQSRSQSESS, from the coding sequence ATGACTTCTCCTCCTTTCCTCATTGATTTTCCAGCCCGTTCGCCCTCACCCCTCGGAAAATACCATAGCGACCTTCCCTGCACTCCTGGGTCTCCGCCGCCTTGCAGGAAAGGATTCAGCCCCTTCCTCAACCTCGAACTGCCTCTGGCGACCGGGAAAGGTTACAGCGACGACCCTGCCCGTACTGCCGGCCCAAACCCTGGCAAAAGGTGCAACGAATCCTCTCATCCTCTGGAATCTCCCTGCTTCTCCAGAGACCCTTTTTCTTGCCTCCCTGGAAGCCCTGGAATTTCTTCTATGACTGGCACGCCCCCCTACCCACCCCAGCCGATGCCCTCGCGGCCTCCACCATCTCTTCCACCCGCACAACCTTCCTTGCAGTCAGGGAGATGTTCTTTTGAGTCCTCTTCCCCACTCCCGGAAAGGACCTACTGCCGCGAGCCCTGCCACTCGGGTTCCCCACTCTCCAGCCCTTATTTTGAGCAGTTCAGCATTCCGGGGTCATCCCCTCTCTGTCAGCGGACCCCTTACTGCAGCTGGATGAGTCCCTCGAGAATGCGGCGTGCCTGTGTTCAAGGCGCGTACTTTGACCAGCGCACTAATCTCTGTTACTCCAGCAGATGCCCTTCAGCTTTTGGAACCAGCCCGGCAACCTCCTTTCCCCTTGCTCATCAGTCCCCGGGAACGAGCCCAGTGACCTCCCCTCAGCTCACTCATGTACCCTTGGAAACTGGACCCATGATTTCACCTCCTCCTACACATAGGACCCCGGGAACTTGCCTCACGATTTCACCTCCTCTTGCTCTCCGGCCAGTGGAAACTAGTCCTATGGACTCCTCAACCCCTTCTCACAGAGTTTTGGAAACTGGGCTGATGATCTCTCTGCCCTCTCACTGGTCCTCAGGGAGAAGTTATAATGACCCCCTTCTCTCCCCAGCACCTTCCCCACCTACTGGCAGCTTTTACTGTGGCAGCCTTAGGCCTCTAGACTCTTGTGAACCCAAACCACAGCTTGACCTGCCCCTTGAGAAAAATTGTTGTGGCTCCCCACTCTCTTCTCAGGCAGGTAGGCCTGGCTTTCCCAGGTCACCTCAGGACGGCTCTTATCATTACTCCCATCTTTCTTCAGAGGCCTACATGCCTACCCCTGGAAGTCCTTGCTATGCCATCCGCCTGCACCCCAGGAGTACTGATTCTGCTTGGTCACCCCAGTCCCAGGCTCCCAGGAAGGCTTGCTTTGAGTCCCTTCTCTCCTGGGAGCCAAGTGGGAACTCTTACTTCATCCTAACTCCGGGCACCACAAATGGTCCCCCTTGTTCCCAGGAACCATCTCGTCCCCATGGTCCTCATTCtgtcctttccttcccttcaccCCTGGGCAACCAGTTTATATCTCCACCCCAGTCACTTCCCCGCAGAAGCTATAATGAACCCCCTCTTCCCACCCCAGTTTCCCCCCAACCGGAGTCCCCTAAGTCCCCAGAGTTAAGACAGTCACATACTCCCCACAAATGTCTCTCCCTAGTCAATACTCCCCAGCACACCCCTTCTAGCCAGCCCAAGCCCACTAAGGCCCGCACCTCTCCCCCAACTCCCTCCTGCCTCTCTGGTCCTTCTTGTATGGAGCCATACATCACAACTCCTTCAAATTCCAGCCCCAAAGAACTTCCCCCAGGGACTGCCTTACCGACTGTGGTCCGTAGAACCCTCAAAACGGTTATCCCCACTTCTCTTCCCCTCAGCCTTCCTTGTGATCCTGTCTCGCCCAATAGTTATGCTCAGAGCAGCCCCCATGGGCCCTCCATAGGGCCCCCCTGCAATACCCATATATACTCTGTGGTTCCCTCCACCCCCCATCCCTGCCCACTGTCTGGCTCCCTCAATCATTCGAAAGGCCCCCCTCCCATTGTGCCTCGGTGTGACACCTATAGCACTCCTAGGGGCCCACCCCAACCTCGTCGTCAGCCTGTGATGCCTCCTTGTTCTACCCACATCTATTCTTTTATCCCTTTGAGAACACCCTTTGATCCTCGAAGTTTACCTATTGTCCCCCGAGTCCGGGCCTACCCTGATACTGTCCCCTGTGGCCTCCATATCTACCCTGTGGCCTCTCAAGGCCCTTGCAAAGAGCCCCTGCAGATTCCCTACAGCTGCCCTTTGCCTTCATCCAAGGATTCCAGCTGTAACACCAATCCCAGCTGTAGTTCGACTATTATTAGGGAATGCCAGAGTCGTGACAGTGAGAGCAGGAGTTCCCACCAAAGCCAAAGCCGGAGCCAAAGCGAGTCCTCGTGA